Proteins from a single region of Alloscardovia omnicolens:
- a CDS encoding polyprenyl synthetase family protein, whose translation MKELTQHDVDNRLESLVSRAWEHNARHFPHISAPDVLALLAAVGHQGVNSSRGGKRLRALLLHATATTFSPHCELSQEDNRALIDLGCAIEIFQTAALIHDDIIDAADTRRGQLSAHRALEDFTHDADQGSALALMLGDLLATLSIRTAHTSSASLPESSGIFETFLDMHDQVELGQIMDISMETLDLEKTEELASSITSTYINKTASYTTIAPLIMGILASGQPQAAELATTFAHSVGEKLGIAFQIHDDLLDLLDTSESTGKPVGGDIREAKRTYVLAHALRLASPQDRRFLIDAYMQQEPRTADDIARIRSIFMHSGAIESCIQDVEKLWSQAAQEILSTCMTLNIAPQTVQNYLSLCSRFVG comes from the coding sequence GTGAAAGAACTGACTCAACATGACGTCGATAATCGTCTTGAAAGCTTAGTATCGCGCGCGTGGGAACATAATGCTCGCCATTTTCCTCATATTTCAGCTCCTGATGTTTTAGCTCTTCTTGCAGCTGTAGGTCATCAAGGAGTCAATTCAAGCCGAGGCGGTAAGCGTTTACGTGCTCTTTTACTGCACGCTACAGCAACTACTTTTTCTCCGCATTGCGAGCTCAGTCAAGAAGATAATCGTGCTCTTATTGATTTGGGATGTGCCATTGAAATTTTTCAAACAGCAGCGCTCATTCATGACGATATTATTGATGCAGCGGATACACGTCGCGGTCAGTTATCTGCTCATCGTGCTCTCGAAGATTTTACTCACGATGCTGATCAAGGATCTGCTTTAGCTCTTATGTTAGGCGATTTACTGGCAACACTGAGCATTCGCACAGCTCATACAAGTAGCGCTAGTTTACCTGAATCTTCTGGGATTTTTGAAACCTTTTTAGATATGCATGATCAGGTAGAGTTAGGTCAAATCATGGATATTTCCATGGAGACTTTGGATTTAGAGAAAACTGAGGAACTGGCCTCCTCGATTACGTCCACATATATCAATAAAACTGCGAGCTACACCACAATTGCTCCACTCATTATGGGGATTTTAGCCTCCGGCCAGCCTCAAGCTGCTGAACTTGCTACTACTTTCGCGCACAGTGTTGGCGAAAAATTAGGTATTGCTTTTCAAATTCATGACGACTTGTTAGACCTGCTGGATACGTCTGAATCCACAGGCAAACCGGTAGGCGGTGATATTCGTGAAGCCAAACGCACGTATGTTTTGGCGCATGCTTTACGTTTAGCCTCGCCTCAAGACAGACGTTTTCTCATTGATGCTTATATGCAACAAGAGCCTCGCACTGCGGACGATATTGCGCGCATTCGCTCAATTTTTATGCACAGTGGCGCGATTGAATCATGCATACAAGATGTAGAAAAACTCTGGTCTCAAGCTGCACAAGAAATCCTATCTACCTGCATGACGTTAAATATTGCACCACAGACTGTTCAAAACTATCTTTCATTATGCTCTCGTTTCGTTGGTTAA